A single genomic interval of Pseudomonas sp. FeN3W harbors:
- a CDS encoding TIGR00730 family Rossman fold protein has translation MTLRSICVFCGASRGSNPVYEQAAQDLGRTLAANGIQLIYGGGAVGLMGVVADAAMAAGGEVIGIIPQSLKDAEVGHTGLTRLEVVDGMHARKARMAELADAFIALPGGLGTLEELFEVWTWGQLGYHPKPLGLLDVNHFYSKLSHFLDHLVEEGFVRSQHREMLQRSDQSQTLIELLGAWQPPTHSRWAKNSPR, from the coding sequence ATGACCTTGCGTTCCATTTGCGTTTTCTGCGGCGCCAGCCGTGGTTCGAACCCCGTCTATGAACAAGCAGCCCAGGACCTCGGTCGCACCCTCGCGGCCAACGGCATTCAGCTGATCTACGGCGGCGGTGCCGTAGGTCTGATGGGAGTGGTGGCAGATGCCGCCATGGCTGCTGGCGGCGAGGTGATCGGCATCATTCCCCAGAGCCTGAAAGATGCCGAGGTCGGCCATACCGGCCTCACTCGTCTGGAAGTGGTCGATGGCATGCACGCCCGCAAGGCACGAATGGCCGAGCTCGCGGACGCCTTCATCGCTTTGCCTGGCGGGCTAGGTACGCTGGAAGAACTCTTCGAAGTCTGGACCTGGGGCCAGCTTGGCTACCATCCGAAACCGCTGGGATTGCTGGACGTCAACCACTTCTACAGCAAGCTCAGTCACTTCCTCGATCACTTGGTCGAAGAGGGTTTCGTCCGCTCACAGCACCGCGAAATGCTGCAGCGCAGCGACCAGTCGCAGACGCTCATAGAGCTGCTGGGTGCCTGGCAACCGCCCACGCATAGTCGCTGGGCCAAAAACTCGCCGCGCTGA